A single Polyodon spathula isolate WHYD16114869_AA chromosome 6, ASM1765450v1, whole genome shotgun sequence DNA region contains:
- the LOC121317351 gene encoding SERTA domain-containing protein 4-like, producing MFVIQHRHTADTTPTSFQQECRVQEMTRVLSMNTLGDHTAPAGDSEIPEFQCHWESQRCSRGCTSGPVPLERAAGQLAGESLCRRGPDPVATSRIAYFKRKYVEDEDSHPVLYNCCQRVTPAFEERAHVLQVSLDKLRFIEDPEAFLRRSVLVNNLLRRLRAEILLQSNWCFSPPPPASSPSASQCPWENPAAQACFTSVPPVKGHYRKRFRVSRGEEECFERCCCFYRGRYLRLPFSVCDEAPSSSSSPLSSSSSSPLIPQLLQMEGEAKLHAFYPCLNLPGPGKLTGEHEAPKQDRTCASVGVPGVAKILDVQQEGAGRCFGTAGHSS from the exons ATGTTTGTAATACAGCATCGACATACTGCAGATACTACTCCAACTTCATTTCAGCAAG AGTGCAGAGTACAAGAGATGACCCGGGTCCTGTCGATGAATACGCTTGGTGACCACACTGCCCCTGCAGGAGACTCCGAAATCCCAgagttccagtgccactgggagTCACAGCGCTGCAGCAGGGGCTGCACCTCCGGGCCTGTTCCACTAGAGCGTGCTGCAGGACAATTGGCTGGAG AATCCCTTTGCCGGAGAGGACCAGATCCTGTAGCCACGTCAAGGATCGCATACTTCAAACGGAAGTATGTAGAAGACGAGGACTCCCACCCAGTCCTGTACAACTGCTGCCAGAGA GTGACGCCAGCCTTCGAGGAGCGGGCCCACGTGCTGCAGGTGTCTTTGGACAAGTTGCGTTTCATCGAGGACCCTGAGGCCTTCCTGCGGCGATCTGTCCTCGTCAACAACCTACTGAGAAGACTGCGGGCTGAGATCCTGCTACAGAGCAACTGGTGCTTCTCCCCTCCGCCCCCTGCTTCCTCCCCATCGGCCAGCCAGTGCCCCTGGGAGAACCCAGCTGCTCAGGCCTGCTTCACCAGTGTACCGCCCGTCAAGGGACACTACCGCAAACGATTCCGCGTCAGCCGGGGAGAGGAGGAGTGCTTTGAACGCTGCTGCTGCTTCTACCGGGGACGCTACCTGCGCTTGCCCTTCTCTGTCTGCGATGAAGCGCCTTCCTCTTCATCCTCACCATtgtcttcctcctcttcctccccacTCATCCCTCAGCTGCTTCAGATGGAGGGTGAAGCCAAACTGCATGCCTTTTACCCTTGCCTGAACCTGCCAGGACCTGGAAAACTAACAGGGGAACATGAAGCACCAAAGCAGGACAGGACATGCGCTTCTGTAGGTGTGCCTGGGGTGGCTAAAATATTGGATGTGCAACAAGAGGGAGCTGGGAGATGCTTTGGAACTGCAGGCCACTCAAGCTGA